The following proteins are co-located in the Polystyrenella longa genome:
- a CDS encoding DUF4265 domain-containing protein, translating into MKSLNHQIKDKDALSKINFLLEQDEDGWPPVTAESLWAIEREEGMYEIANIPFFVRGIAYGDIVKASTETGELIFEEKVEYLGHITLRIILYDLSCMKRVCEELEKLGCDWEGSHLNNLISVDVPPQSEYENVLEFLRIYIESEQLEYEEGAIPE; encoded by the coding sequence ATGAAATCATTGAATCATCAAATTAAAGACAAGGATGCTCTTAGCAAAATAAATTTTCTCTTGGAACAGGACGAAGATGGTTGGCCCCCTGTTACAGCGGAGTCACTTTGGGCAATTGAACGTGAAGAAGGAATGTATGAAATCGCCAACATACCATTTTTTGTAAGAGGGATAGCTTATGGCGACATTGTTAAAGCGAGTACAGAAACTGGCGAACTGATATTTGAAGAAAAGGTTGAGTATCTTGGTCATATTACCCTGAGAATTATTTTATACGACTTATCATGCATGAAACGAGTTTGTGAGGAGCTCGAAAAGTTAGGGTGTGATTGGGAAGGTAGCCATCTCAACAATTTAATATCGGTCGATGTCCCGCCCCAATCAGAGTATGAGAATGTTTTGGAATTCTTGAGAATATATATTGAATCAGAACAACTAGAATACGAAGAGGGAGCAATTCCAGAATGA